One window of Mesorhizobium sp. PAMC28654 genomic DNA carries:
- a CDS encoding ATP-grasp domain-containing protein, with amino-acid sequence MNFVFFSPHFPANGADFCDRLKKAGATVLGIGDAPFDVLDGKLKAALSEYYRIPDMEDYDAVFRAIGHFIHKWGRIDRFESLNEHWLELEANIRTDFNIFGTKLDFVKNLKRKSRMRAFFRKSGVETIPQRKCSDRAGAMTFIRRVGYPVVVKPDSGSGASNTYKISNARELDTFFKDKPANVNFVMEQFIEGLVVTFDGLVNRDGEVVLAASHRYDQSVMDVVNRDRHMSYICFPRINPAVEEAGRKILRAFDVRERFFHIELFQTTDDRVIALEVNMRPPGAWMTDAINYTFDIDVYAAWADMVVKDAAGGPYEGKYFTAYASRKRHLAYLHGHEDVLAAHGDKIVHHQAIEEVFSRAMGNYAYQMRSKDPEALRAAVDYIHAEEA; translated from the coding sequence ATGAACTTCGTGTTCTTCTCGCCGCATTTTCCAGCCAATGGCGCTGATTTCTGCGATCGGCTGAAGAAGGCCGGCGCCACGGTGCTCGGCATCGGCGATGCCCCTTTCGATGTGCTGGACGGCAAGCTGAAGGCGGCTCTGTCGGAATACTACCGCATCCCCGACATGGAGGACTATGACGCCGTGTTCCGGGCGATCGGCCACTTCATCCACAAATGGGGCCGCATCGACCGCTTCGAGTCGCTCAACGAGCATTGGCTGGAGCTGGAAGCCAACATCCGCACCGACTTCAACATTTTTGGCACCAAGCTCGATTTCGTGAAGAATCTGAAGCGCAAGAGCCGCATGCGCGCCTTCTTCCGCAAGAGCGGCGTCGAGACCATCCCGCAGCGCAAATGCTCCGACCGCGCCGGGGCGATGACCTTCATCCGCCGTGTCGGCTATCCCGTCGTGGTCAAGCCGGATTCCGGCTCCGGCGCCTCGAACACCTACAAGATTTCCAATGCGAGGGAGCTCGACACGTTTTTCAAGGACAAGCCCGCGAATGTGAACTTCGTCATGGAGCAGTTCATCGAGGGGTTGGTAGTGACCTTCGACGGGCTGGTGAACCGGGACGGCGAGGTGGTGCTGGCCGCCAGCCATCGCTACGACCAGAGCGTGATGGATGTGGTCAACAGGGACCGGCATATGAGTTATATCTGCTTTCCCAGGATCAACCCGGCGGTCGAGGAGGCCGGGCGCAAGATCCTGAGGGCGTTCGACGTGCGCGAGCGATTCTTCCATATCGAGCTGTTCCAGACCACGGACGACCGCGTCATCGCGCTGGAGGTCAACATGCGCCCGCCCGGCGCGTGGATGACCGATGCCATCAACTATACGTTCGACATCGACGTTTATGCCGCCTGGGCCGACATGGTGGTGAAGGATGCCGCCGGCGGACCCTATGAGGGCAAGTATTTCACCGCCTATGCCAGCCGCAAGCGGCACCTGGCGTATCTGCACGGCCATGAGGACGTGCTGGCCGCGCATGGCGACAAGATCGTCCACCACCAGGCCATCGAAGAGGTCTTCAGCCGCGCCATGGGAAATTACGCCTACCAGATGCGCTCGAAAGACCCCGAGGCGCTGCGCGCCGCCGTCGATTACATCCATGCGGAAGAGGCATAG
- a CDS encoding esterase family protein, with protein sequence MDISYHKGFSRNLGRDMEYKRYGHAGRPVVVFPTSQGRFYQFEDSGAVAALADFIDTGRIQLFTLDGIDSESFFNKHVDAAHRIGRHEAYFRYVREEALPELVSTATEANGGRNLKPLFCGCSMGGYHSSNFVFRFPELASGVIALSGVYSSRDFFGKALEGDIFYNSPLDYLPGIVDQKLLGRLKALRLIFCCGQGAWEERMLVETRALEQILRDKHIPAWVDYWGGDVSHDWPWWHKQLVYFFARWLDDDLMHRLD encoded by the coding sequence ATGGACATTTCCTACCACAAGGGTTTCAGCCGCAACCTCGGCCGCGACATGGAATACAAGCGCTACGGCCATGCCGGCCGCCCGGTGGTGGTGTTCCCGACCTCGCAGGGGCGCTTCTACCAATTCGAGGATTCAGGCGCGGTGGCGGCACTGGCCGATTTCATCGACACCGGCCGCATCCAGCTGTTCACGCTCGACGGCATCGACTCGGAATCCTTCTTCAACAAGCATGTCGATGCCGCCCACCGCATCGGCCGCCACGAGGCCTACTTCCGCTATGTGCGCGAGGAAGCGCTTCCGGAACTGGTGTCGACAGCCACCGAGGCCAATGGCGGGCGGAACCTGAAGCCGCTGTTCTGCGGCTGCTCGATGGGCGGCTATCATTCGTCGAACTTCGTCTTCCGCTTTCCCGAACTGGCCAGCGGCGTCATCGCGCTGTCGGGCGTCTATTCGAGCCGCGACTTCTTCGGCAAGGCGCTCGAGGGCGACATCTTCTACAATTCGCCGCTCGACTATCTGCCGGGCATTGTCGACCAGAAGCTGCTTGGCCGCCTGAAGGCGCTCCGGCTGATCTTCTGCTGCGGGCAGGGCGCCTGGGAAGAGCGCATGCTGGTCGAGACACGGGCGCTGGAGCAGATCCTGCGCGACAAGCACATTCCCGCCTGGGTCGACTATTGGGGCGGCGATGTCAGCCACGACTGGCCATGGTGGCACAAGCAGCTGGTCTATTTCTTCGCCCGCTGGCTGGACGACGACCTGATGCATCGGCTCGACTAA
- a CDS encoding nuclear transport factor 2 family protein, whose protein sequence is MDTNCPIHRFVEATNEGNTEAFLGTFTDDAVLIDWGRKFRGRQQIAQWNESDNIGVQSRLRIVSIAPAKGACRVRIAVTGNGFNGEGDMTFKLDGDLISSLVIA, encoded by the coding sequence ATGGATACGAACTGTCCCATCCACCGCTTTGTCGAGGCGACCAATGAAGGTAACACCGAGGCCTTCCTGGGTACCTTCACCGACGATGCCGTGCTGATCGACTGGGGCCGCAAGTTCCGCGGGCGCCAGCAGATCGCGCAGTGGAACGAGTCCGACAATATCGGGGTTCAGTCCAGGTTGCGCATCGTCAGCATCGCCCCGGCCAAGGGCGCCTGCCGCGTGCGCATTGCCGTGACCGGCAATGGCTTCAACGGCGAAGGTGACATGACCTTCAAGCTGGACGGCGACCTCATTTCAAGCCTGGTGATCGCCTGA
- a CDS encoding MFS transporter, with product MTSTIRSAGAAQRWFVLLSVCLAAMTMPLTFTGPAVALSRIAGELGGGPIELNWVTNAFMLTFGASLMAVGALADNHGRRRIFLAGLLTFVLASLAATLAPDIVWFDIFRAAQGLGSAAAFAGGASALAQEFEGPSQLRAFSLLGTSFGIGLAFGPIACGMLIDAFGWRSIFLLVVGLAVASFILGARHLRESRDPDAAGVDWPGAATFTLALASLTYGVLSAPQSGWTSPFVIMLLTVAVLFLAAFVVIERRVRRPMLDLTLFRYPRFVGVQLLAAAPAYAFVVLLVLLPIRFIGIEGMTEVQAGQMMICLSGPLLVLPMLAGLLARSVAPATICGIGLLIAAVGLVWLSQVPADGAVVIAPLLTIGIGISLPWGLMDGLAVSVVPKERAGMAVGIFNTTRIASEGVALAIVSAALSGFTATRLAARGVTLNATEAAQLLVTGNLGAAMKSLPQTDNAMLVHAYETAFDTLLMVLAAITVLTAIVVFLGLRRGPASEHETPALQACQEAKA from the coding sequence ATGACGTCAACGATCCGATCCGCCGGCGCGGCGCAGCGCTGGTTCGTCCTTCTTTCGGTATGCCTCGCCGCGATGACGATGCCGCTGACCTTCACCGGGCCGGCCGTCGCCCTGTCGCGCATCGCCGGCGAACTGGGCGGCGGCCCGATCGAGCTCAACTGGGTGACGAACGCCTTCATGCTGACCTTCGGCGCCAGCCTGATGGCGGTGGGCGCGCTCGCCGACAATCATGGCCGCAGGCGCATATTCCTGGCCGGCCTGCTCACCTTTGTCCTCGCTTCGCTCGCCGCGACGCTCGCGCCGGATATCGTCTGGTTCGACATCTTCCGGGCGGCGCAGGGCCTAGGCAGCGCGGCTGCATTTGCCGGTGGCGCATCGGCTCTCGCCCAGGAATTTGAAGGACCAAGCCAGTTGCGTGCGTTCAGCCTGCTTGGCACCAGCTTCGGCATCGGGCTCGCCTTTGGGCCGATCGCCTGCGGCATGCTCATCGATGCTTTCGGCTGGCGTTCGATCTTCCTTCTCGTCGTCGGACTGGCGGTCGCGTCTTTCATCCTCGGCGCGCGCCATCTCCGCGAATCCCGTGACCCGGACGCGGCAGGCGTCGATTGGCCGGGCGCCGCCACCTTCACGCTGGCGCTCGCATCCCTCACCTATGGCGTGCTCAGCGCCCCGCAAAGCGGCTGGACGAGCCCCTTCGTAATCATGCTGCTCACTGTCGCCGTACTTTTCCTGGCAGCCTTTGTTGTCATCGAACGGCGCGTGCGGCGGCCGATGCTGGATCTCACGCTGTTCCGCTATCCGCGCTTCGTCGGCGTGCAGCTTCTCGCAGCCGCACCCGCCTACGCCTTCGTGGTGCTGCTGGTGCTGCTGCCGATCCGCTTCATCGGCATCGAGGGCATGACCGAGGTCCAGGCGGGGCAAATGATGATCTGCCTGTCGGGGCCGTTGCTGGTGCTGCCGATGCTTGCCGGCCTGCTGGCTCGCTCTGTCGCCCCGGCCACGATCTGTGGCATCGGCCTGCTGATTGCGGCAGTCGGTCTGGTCTGGCTCAGCCAGGTTCCGGCGGACGGTGCCGTTGTGATAGCACCGCTGCTGACGATCGGTATCGGCATCAGCCTGCCATGGGGATTGATGGACGGGCTTGCCGTCAGCGTCGTACCCAAGGAACGCGCCGGAATGGCTGTCGGTATCTTCAACACCACTCGCATCGCTTCCGAGGGTGTGGCCCTGGCGATCGTCAGCGCGGCCCTTTCGGGTTTCACGGCCACGCGGCTCGCCGCACGAGGCGTCACTTTGAACGCGACCGAAGCGGCCCAGCTGCTGGTTACCGGCAATCTTGGCGCAGCCATGAAAAGCCTGCCGCAAACCGACAATGCCATGCTGGTCCACGCTTACGAGACGGCCTTCGATACGCTGCTGATGGTGCTGGCGGCGATCACCGTCTTGACCGCCATCGTCGTCTTCCTCGGCCTTCGGCGCGGACCGGCGTCGGAACACGAGACGCCCGCTCTGCAGGCATGCCAGGAAGCAAAGGCATGA